One stretch of Cygnus olor isolate bCygOlo1 chromosome 1, bCygOlo1.pri.v2, whole genome shotgun sequence DNA includes these proteins:
- the HTR1F gene encoding 5-hydroxytryptamine receptor 1F, producing MDLINSTEQNSTSEELFKWVTSKILISITLSVLALMTTAINSLVMTAIIVTRKLHHPANYLICSLAVTDFLVAVLVMPFSIAYIVKETWIMGQVVCDIWLSVDITCCTCSILHLSAIALDRYRAITDAVEYARKRTPKHAGIMIAVVWIISIFISMPPLFWRHQTTSRDDECIIKHDHIVFTIYSTFGAFYIPLALILILYYKIYKAAKTFHRRSVSRIVREEVNGQVLLDAGERSTKLASMPSTTEKTSDPLMDCDKINITVRSPRSESKHEKSWKKQRISSTRERKAATTLGLILGAFVICWLPFFVKEVVVNTCERCHISEDISNFLAWLGYINSLINPLIYTIFNEDFKKAFQKLVRCRPYF from the coding sequence ATGGATTTAATAAActcaacagaacaaaacagtaCGTCAGAAGAACTATTCAAATGGGTGACATCCAAGATTCTCATTTCCATTACCTTGTCTGTACTTGCGCTAATGACAACAGCCATCAATTCTCTTGTGATGACTGCAATAATTGTGACAAGAAAGCTCCACCACCCCGCCAACTATTTAATCTGCTCTCTTGCAGTGACTGATTTCCTTGTGGCAGTCCTAGTGATGCCCTTCAGCATTGCCTACATTGTAAAGGAGACGTGGATCATGGGGCAAGTGGTGTGTGACATTTGGCTGAGCGTGGACATTACATGCTGCACGTGTTCCATCTTGCATCTCTCTGCCATTGCTTTGGATCGGTACAGAGCAATCACGGATGCTGTGGAATATGCACGGAAAAGGACACCGAAGCATGCTGGCATCATGATTGCAGTGGTATGGATCATATCCATTTTTATCTCCATGCCGCCTTTGTTTTGGCGGCACCAGACAACCAGCAGGGATGATGAATGCATCATCAAACATGACCACATTGTTTTCACCATTTACTCTACGTTTGGCGCCTTCTATATCCCACTGGCCTTGATTCTGATCCTTTATTACAAGATATACAAGGCAGCAAAGACATTTCACAGAAGAAGCGTCAGCCGGATCGTCAGGGAGGAGGTAAATGGACAGGTCCTTTTGGACGCAGGTGAAAGAAGCACCAAATTGGCTTCAATGCCCAGCACAACAGAGAAGACATCAGATCCACTGATGGACTGTGATAAAATCAATATCACCGTACGAAGCCCCAGGTCTGAATCTAAGCACGAGAAGtcctggaaaaaacagagaatcTCTAGCACAAGAGAGCGAAAGGCAGCAACTACTCTGGGTCTGATCCTGGGGGCATTTGTGATCTGCTGGCTCcctttttttgtaaaagaagTAGTTGTTAATACCTGTGAAAGATGTCACATCTCAGAAGACATATCTAATTTCCTAGCATGGCTGGGATATATCAATTCCCTTATTAATCCTCTAATCTACACAATCTTTAATGAAGATTTCAAGAAAGCATTCCAGAAGCTTGTGCGGTGTAGGCCATATTTCTAA